The genomic stretch GTGAATGTGTGTTCATGCTTATCTGACCTCTTTTCTCCGAGGTGTCTGATGGTGAGATAAATTGAGCTCCTTTGATGGGCCCTGTGgggtttttctgtggaaaagtGCCAGGAATCACATGTACAAACAGACCTCAGAGCGATGACACATGGGATTGGGATGAAGACTCCTCCCCCTCCTAATCCTATGCATTCACCCTGGATTCATGATGCAAAACACAGGCCTTGTATTTGGTGATTGAACCCATCCATCAGAAAACAGCACCAGTCAATATTACCTCAGAACATTTACTCTTATTCCAACTTTCAGGTTATAGTTGGAGACAAAATTATAGTTGGAGCTTCATGATCAAATATTGTGTGTACCGTAGTTGTTCAGGGTACCCTGAGCCATACGTGAATCTACCATTTATAGCAGATATACATATGGCTGTTTAAATGGCTATTTGTTCGAATGTAAGCTATCAGATTTGCCCAAGAGAAAGGCGGTTGCTAATCAATAAGCTTAGAACTGATGctatgtgtgtttttcttcaacGGGCAGGGGGGATTTCCTACATTTTCAAACCTTTCAGTagaacacacactttcacaaagGTTTATTCTGAGCTGATCctcaaagaaatgtgatctgtttAAGCTGAAATGTCCCACTGAAGTTTACACCAAGCTTATTTTAGCAGCTTATCAACTAGCCTCAGCTCATATCACTTTCTCAGATGTGAAATATCAGTCAGGGAGAAAACACAGGCGTGACGTGAACGTCCGGTTAATACTGACAGCTCTCCATTTCCTAGTGATTCCCGTATTCTTCCTATATTTCTCTGTTGCTTCCTTTCACAATTAATAATTGTGCAGTTGCATACCCTGAGAAATGAATTGGGTGAATGTCAATGTGTTTAATGTGCTTACATTTACCCATGACAAACATCTAATTCCCCCGTTGTTTAAGAAATTCAGTTTAagaaattgcattgcattgacTATCCTTAGTAAGATCAGTGAAAAGTGtaacattatattttgtattgaaTTTACATGAATgataaattaatttgtaataatacaaatatcaGCTCAGACtactaaaaatataaataataacaaaataataacaacaataatagagCTGAATGACAACCAATGGAACAATTTCTATTTTCTAAAGTGTCCTTTGCCcaaccccccactcccccattAATAATGTAAAGAATTTGAAATTACTTAATtgcccagtgagcactttattaggtatttattagactcattagtcttctactgtagcctatccacttaaaggtttgatgcattgtgcattcagagatgctgctctgcatgtgtgtttatttgcattactgtcagcttcctgtcagcttttatcAGTCACTGACCTCTCTGAGTTTCTGTCCAAataattgctgctcactggatgttttttgttttccccaacATTCTCTGCAGAGTTGTTGTCtcgactgttgtgtgtgaacatcccaggagatcagcagattctgagatactcaaaccaccctgtctggcacgaacaatcattccgtggtcgaagtcacttagatcacatttcttccccattctgacatttggtctggaaaacagctgaatcatgtctgcatgcttttatgcatttagtttctgccacatgattggctgattaaatatttgcattaacaagctggtgaacaggtctacttaataaagtgctcagtgagtgtaagtgttcagccagcagagggcagcagatATTCAGTTGTTTTACataacaaacggctctggaatATCACCAGAGGGAATAACTCCTGTTTGAATGAAAGAAGGCTTATAGATTTTCTTCTTATCCATCCCTCAAATCTTAATGATTTAAAGCAGGCGGAAATGTGTATTCTCACATAGAATTTCTTCTATAAAAACTAAATTTAGAACAGATGGCAACTATAAGGAGTGGCTATATTAAATGAGGGTTGTAAATGATTGGTAGTTGGTTTATGGACAGGTGGAATCACCTTGAGATTTTAagagatatactgtataagcaAGAATACCTGACCTCTGTACCTTGAGAGAAAACCAGTCTATAAATAGTTTTTGGAAGGTCACTGTTTTTCCTTATATGTGTCTGTTAATTGTAAAACTAAGTGTGCTGTAATGAACACTAAACTATATGAATGTTTCACAAAATTATTGACAGTGTCCTTTTAAGAATGAAAAAGTAAAAGGACGATTTATTCACTTAGTGATATGAAATatcataaatatattaaatatattttcaaaccagGAGACAATACAATAATTTCCAATGACATTTAGTACTGTGCAGTTAGAAACGATTCATTAGTGTATTAACTCTGCATTATACAGCGTTAGAAAATACATTAATGATGTTTGGTCaacatgaatacatttgtaaattagTTATTAAGATAAGGCTGGGGTGTCCAGAACTCCACATAAGGTATAAGCCACAACATGTCCTTCAGATGGTGCTAGTGCTAATAACCAGAATTACTCACTTTATTTAgtccaggggtgtccaatcttatctggCCTTTGCGGCTGCCAGTTTTTGTTTTAGGCTGgcactaaaacactttttcagataagattggacacccttgATTTAGGCACAGTGAGTCCCTTTGCTTATAAACTCTAGATCACAAAATCACAGTATTACAgctgattttattttctgcctagttaattgatcaattaaccctttgtgttgtcttaaaggtaaaaaatgaccagtcactatgtttaacagcagagaaaaccccctaaattatcttatttcaacttgaaatttgatgacaaagtttgtgatgagtggcaggttgtttcttcattcaaaatatacttcaattcattaaaatttaaattaagttgctttattttaggggtttagtgaaggcaggtattttttacccttagggcAAGGGGAGtacacagaatgttaagactacacaagggttaacgtGACTAGAATCAGTCTTGATTACaggggaagaatgaaaaccagcagtgccACTGGCCTCAAAGGCCAGATTTCAGTATCCCTGCTCTAGACAGACCCAACAGCTAGATTTGTATTTAtaaataatgttatgtaatctTAATATACTCATAATTGACAGAATAAATGTCCTTTTTGTCTCATAATATATATCTGTACTCATTTCTGGCTCTGATTCACTGAAGTGTGTTCAAAAACAACGTTGAAAGCAGCAATGATCATTTAAGAAGTTTTTGTGATTTATGAGTGTATCGTATGATGCCGATTTAGTCAGATATAAGGAAGAAGGCTCGATAGAAACTGCCTTAACCTATTAAAATAAACAGCGAAAGGTAGCAGAAAGTGAATTGTTCCATGCATTCAGCTCTTAGATTTGTGGAAAAATGCATTTACGACCGCTTTCATGGGTAACCCacaataaaaagtataaaaatggACTTCCACAAAGAAAATCTTCCCATGTTTCTGTCGATTTCGCGTCGCTGACAGGGTTGCGGAGACTTTGACGGGAGGAAGCTGACATTATCCCCATCCTCTGGTCATGTACCGTAGCTCTAGTCTTCTGGCGGCCATTTGCCGACGGTCAGTACATCATGATCTCTTTGGGCGCGTCCTCTGTAGGCCGCTGCTGCTCCTTCCTCTGGGTGTAGGCTGAGTGCTCGTACATGAAGACACACAGGAtggcaaacacactgcacaccatGAAAGGGATCAGCAGGTAGAATCCCACCTGCAGCTGTGTACTGATGTCCTTGAGATCCACTGCCACGTTACTCTGAACCAGCTCTTGAGGCACGCCGACCACTAGCGTGTTTATCAGGAACAAAACCAGCACCAAAAGCGAAAGGACACCTGTAAGAAACCGGGCCATTTGAAGACACTATCAGAGGGAGGTAGTAAACACTAGAATATTAATAGGCTGTATTAGTCAAAAAAGTGGATGAATGAATTCGTGGATTGAAATCACAGAAGGTGTTATCCTGAAAGAATTGTGAAAGAGCAAAAGGTTTATCAGGTGCAGTACGCAGACGACAAACACGGATTGTGTAACATAGTTTGAGCCATTTTAGTTTTCAGACTATGAGATATTgtaatattcacacacacacacacacacacacacacacacacacacacacacacacacatggcttcCACCTTTACCCCTTcacatattaatttattttatacagtatgCTTCCATTGCTATCACAAACTATATTAGCAGTCACGTTTATACTGTAATTCTCTCACACAGCTTTAATCATGCAATTCATTCATGCAGTTACCACAGCGGTGTCCAATATTAGAGCTGGTGTGGGGACAGGCTTTTGTTCTAACCAAACACTATGGCACCAGATTACACTCATGAATAGTGTCAAATCGAAACTGCCTTGTTGAGCAAGTTGTTTTAGTGCTGGGATAGAACAACAACTCCCtccaacacacatgcaaacacatgcacacagacatgcacccTTTCCAATATTAAAGCACAAAGACACTCACTACTGATGGAGCTGCAGGTGTACAGGCCCAAGGGTCCCATGTAGGTCTGGTAAGGGTTGCTGACGCTGTTGTAGAGAGTGATCAGTATGCTGCATGCTGAGCTCAGTAAGGTGAGGGCTAAGAGGCCTATGATGATGGCATGAAGGATGAAAGAAGCTCCCCCAACATCGGCGAGTAGCTCAAAAactgaaggagagaaagagcccTACAATGAAATCCTGCTCTTACCAGGTTGAAATGATCAGCTACTAGCAATTTCAAAACATGGCCCGAGCGGGGCAAACCACGTTGAGCAGGGAGTTGATCTGAGCTGGTCGACCTGCTAAtagctgttttaaaaccaagctcgagctgttttcttcagcagggagagTGTTTCATCTGTACAACCATAATTGGGCTTATGAATTCAAAATCAGTTATG from Conger conger chromosome 2, fConCon1.1, whole genome shotgun sequence encodes the following:
- the LOC133118297 gene encoding clarin-3; its protein translation is MPSSKKTLHFLTSSLATSAGVGMLGYGMSTQWSVSEMNCSPRGEQNFTGTANVKFELFSCQLAKRSCPSFNTDGNFEVFELLADVGGASFILHAIIIGLLALTLLSSACSILITLYNSVSNPYQTYMGPLGLYTCSSISSVLSLLVLVLFLINTLVVGVPQELVQSNVAVDLKDISTQLQVGFYLLIPFMVCSVFAILCVFMYEHSAYTQRKEQQRPTEDAPKEIMMY